One window from the genome of Nocardia higoensis encodes:
- a CDS encoding ABC-three component system middle component 6, which produces MLLPTKGVSVDRAMITVGADLLEDLCDPLSVSALWERYSERQRLSRKTGKITFDWFSLSLAALYAMRLIDISADGYLRRTHVS; this is translated from the coding sequence GTGCTCTTGCCCACTAAGGGAGTCTCGGTCGACCGCGCCATGATTACGGTCGGTGCCGACCTCCTGGAAGATCTATGCGACCCGCTGTCGGTATCCGCGCTATGGGAACGCTACAGCGAACGTCAGCGCCTCTCAAGGAAGACGGGAAAAATTACCTTCGACTGGTTCTCATTGTCGCTTGCAGCCCTATATGCAATGAGGCTCATTGACATCTCAGCCGACGGCTACCTGCGGCGGACGCATGTTTCTTAG